The Chitinophagales bacterium genome has a window encoding:
- a CDS encoding transcriptional regulator, whose amino-acid sequence MKDPIQQLNKVFDSRIRIGIMSALAVNDEVNFNDLKQILDVTDGNLASHLKTLEENGYVKVQKGFIGRKTNTTYSITKNGEKAFRLHLDALEEIIKKLN is encoded by the coding sequence ATGAAAGACCCGATACAACAATTAAATAAGGTTTTTGACAGCAGAATACGCATTGGCATTATGAGTGCCCTTGCCGTAAATGATGAGGTAAACTTCAACGACCTGAAACAGATACTGGACGTAACCGATGGCAACCTTGCATCGCATCTGAAAACACTGGAAGAGAACGGATACGTGAAAGTACAGAAAGGATTTATAGGCCGAAAAACGAATACTACCTATTCAATAACGAAAAACGGGGAAAAAGCTTTCAGGCTACACCTGGACGCACTTGAAGAGATCATAAAAAAACTGAATTAA
- the creD gene encoding cell envelope integrity protein CreD, with amino-acid sequence MEQQNFEQPQTFFEKHKTLAKGLFIGFLVLLMLIPTAYIMVLVTERAHRQNEVIAEISDKWAKEQTITGPVISVPYYVDVKNKDGGTVRSKRALYLLPEQLSINGKVMPEIRHRSIYDVTVYRSDLVLQGSFDPTVLKAKYDLADDLDWNNAQLIVGINDARGLEEEPQLKWADTSTYLETSLAYIKNIDETLSADIKFNSNEKTNFRITLKLKGTGQLYFTPSGKTTTVNLSSTWSTPAFDGKYLPDRTPKLSDSGFSASWKILQASRGYPQCWSDDTQPDFQKSAFGVKLIQQADHYTKTERSVKYAILIISLTFLVFFFIEMLQKKSVHLLQYILVGIALCVFYTLLLSISEYAGFNIAYLIAATATVSLITWYIKNIFSKNKVALAFAAALSSLYIYVFFLIQLKDYALLFGSIGLFIILAIVMYYSRNIDWYNSSKTKKIN; translated from the coding sequence ATGGAACAACAAAATTTTGAGCAGCCTCAAACATTCTTTGAGAAACACAAAACACTGGCAAAAGGCCTTTTTATCGGATTCCTTGTACTACTTATGCTCATACCAACAGCCTATATCATGGTGTTGGTAACGGAGCGTGCGCATAGACAAAACGAAGTAATAGCAGAGATAAGCGATAAGTGGGCAAAGGAACAAACAATAACCGGCCCGGTAATATCTGTACCCTATTATGTGGATGTAAAAAATAAAGATGGCGGAACTGTTAGGAGTAAACGGGCTCTTTACTTACTGCCGGAGCAGCTAAGTATCAACGGAAAAGTGATGCCTGAGATAAGGCACAGGAGTATATATGATGTGACGGTCTACCGTTCCGATCTTGTGCTTCAAGGTAGTTTCGATCCAACTGTGCTGAAAGCAAAATATGACTTAGCAGATGACCTCGACTGGAATAATGCTCAACTCATTGTAGGTATAAACGATGCCCGGGGCCTGGAGGAAGAACCACAACTGAAATGGGCTGATACATCAACCTACCTGGAGACATCACTGGCATATATCAAGAACATTGATGAAACACTAAGTGCAGACATAAAATTCAACTCAAACGAAAAGACCAATTTCAGAATAACACTTAAACTGAAAGGCACAGGTCAATTATACTTCACGCCTTCCGGCAAAACTACAACAGTCAATTTAAGCTCGACCTGGAGTACTCCAGCATTCGACGGGAAATACCTGCCAGACCGTACACCTAAACTGTCCGACTCAGGCTTTTCTGCATCCTGGAAAATATTACAGGCCTCAAGAGGATACCCGCAATGCTGGAGCGATGATACTCAGCCTGATTTTCAAAAATCAGCCTTCGGTGTAAAACTGATACAGCAGGCTGACCATTACACAAAAACGGAACGCTCTGTTAAATACGCGATACTCATTATTTCGCTGACATTCCTGGTCTTCTTCTTTATAGAGATGCTTCAGAAGAAATCTGTTCACCTGCTTCAATATATACTGGTAGGTATAGCACTTTGTGTATTTTACACCTTACTGCTATCCATTTCAGAATATGCAGGTTTCAATATAGCCTATCTTATAGCTGCAACTGCTACAGTATCTCTTATTACATGGTATATCAAAAATATCTTCTCAAAAAACAAAGTAGCGCTTGCATTTGCAGCTGCACTCAGCAGCCTGTACATCTATGTATTCTTCCTGATACAGCTCAAAGATTATGCATTGCTGTTCGGTAGTATCGGGTTGTTTATTATACTGGCTATAGTCATGTACTACTCGAGGAATATTGATTGGTATAACTCTTCAAAAACTAAAAAAATAAACTAA
- a CDS encoding diacylglycerol kinase family protein: protein MVISRIRSVAFAIAGIRHMLILELNARIHLLATVAVIIAGIIYGLTPIKWIALALAIGLVWIAETFNTAIEKLCDYACGKEYNPEIKTIKDVSAGAVLIAACLSVIIGFLVFILSIRADEKVFMVNTTVVI, encoded by the coding sequence ATGGTCATTTCAAGAATAAGAAGTGTAGCCTTTGCCATTGCAGGTATCAGGCATATGCTCATACTGGAACTCAATGCACGGATTCATCTGTTGGCTACTGTTGCAGTAATCATTGCAGGCATCATTTATGGGCTAACTCCTATAAAATGGATAGCACTTGCCTTGGCTATCGGGCTGGTATGGATAGCTGAGACATTCAACACTGCCATAGAAAAACTGTGCGACTATGCGTGCGGCAAAGAGTACAACCCTGAGATAAAAACTATAAAAGACGTTTCAGCAGGTGCAGTGCTGATAGCCGCATGCCTGAGTGTTATTATAGGCTTTTTAGTATTCATTTTATCAATAAGAGCAGATGAAAAAGTATTCATGGTTAATACCACTGTCGTTATTTAG
- a CDS encoding DUF1361 domain-containing protein: MKKYSWLIPLSLFSVLLIIARVVYTSSLMFSFLVWNIFLAAVPLYFSLKALNSNRKLTTTIYSALWLLFFPNSMYIITDLFHLMPRENVPLWFDLLILFSSATNGVLFGFLSLSNMEKTFKKFSSSRMRHVLVLFIMLLCGYGIYLGRFERWNSWDIIAQPYMLSISVMHDIVHPVRNINTWALSLSFGIWMFLLYRFVQKIRLH, translated from the coding sequence ATGAAAAAGTATTCATGGTTAATACCACTGTCGTTATTTAGTGTATTACTCATTATTGCAAGAGTGGTATACACATCGTCTTTGATGTTCTCTTTCCTGGTATGGAATATATTCCTGGCGGCAGTCCCGCTATACTTCAGCTTAAAAGCGCTGAACAGTAACAGGAAACTAACAACAACAATATACAGTGCTTTATGGCTATTGTTCTTTCCCAACTCGATGTATATCATTACAGACCTGTTTCATCTTATGCCCAGGGAAAATGTGCCGTTGTGGTTCGACCTGCTCATCCTGTTCTCATCTGCCACAAACGGTGTACTGTTCGGCTTCCTGTCGTTAAGTAATATGGAGAAAACATTCAAGAAATTCAGCTCGAGCAGGATGAGGCATGTACTGGTGTTGTTCATTATGTTGCTTTGTGGCTATGGTATCTACCTGGGTCGTTTTGAACGCTGGAATAGTTGGGACATCATTGCACAACCATACATGCTGAGCATTAGTGTCATGCATGATATCGTTCACCCTGTCAGGAATATCAACACATGGGCATTGAGCCTGAGTTTTGGCATATGGATGTTTCTGCTGTACAGGTTTGTACAAAAGATAAGGTTGCATTAA
- a CDS encoding DNA starvation/stationary phase protection protein: MAKTKANKNQIGLDTDKAKKLADGLNNLLANYQVFYMNIRGFHWNIKGQKFFELHIKFEELYNDVILKIDEIAERIVTIGETPYHSYTSFLKNSVIKEHTNVSDGIKCVEHIVNDFQVLLGMQRELLDMSADANDEGTNSMMSDYIRAQEKLVWMYNSFLG; encoded by the coding sequence ATGGCAAAGACAAAAGCGAATAAGAATCAGATAGGATTAGACACAGACAAAGCGAAGAAACTGGCAGATGGGCTGAATAATCTTCTTGCCAACTACCAGGTATTTTATATGAATATCCGTGGTTTCCACTGGAATATTAAAGGACAGAAATTCTTTGAGCTGCATATCAAGTTCGAAGAGTTGTACAACGACGTGATACTAAAGATAGACGAAATAGCAGAACGTATTGTAACTATTGGTGAAACACCTTACCACTCTTATACATCGTTCCTCAAGAACTCTGTAATTAAAGAACATACCAATGTTTCTGATGGTATAAAATGCGTTGAGCATATCGTAAACGATTTCCAGGTGCTGTTAGGCATGCAACGTGAACTGCTCGACATGTCGGCTGATGCAAATGACGAGGGTACCAACTCAATGATGAGCGACTATATTCGTGCGCAGGAAAAACTGGTATGGATGTACAATTCATTCCTCGGATAA
- a CDS encoding FAD-dependent oxidoreductase, with the protein MIKTISLKLMPHEAADQKTVRSAIAVEAGVSPKRITGYLLQKRSIDARGRQPHVILQLQVFIDEVVQEPEAFDPELQNVSNAPHVVIVGAGPAGLFAALKLITLGCKPIILERGKDVRSRRRDLAAINKEGVVNPESNYCFGEGGAGTYSDGKLYTRSTKRGNVQRILQLFVHFGADPIIMQEAHPHIGTNKLPGIITAMREQIIACGGEVRFDTKLIDIFIEGGEVKGVRCADGTTISCKRLILATGHSARDIYTLLHEKKILVEAKPFALGVRIEHPQQLIDSIQYHCTIRDEYLPPASYSVVAQEYGRGVFSFCMCPGGIIAPAATNPGEVVVNGWSPSKRNNAYANSGTVVAVDEKDYATYGFTGPLAGLQYQQMVEQKAYDMGGGKLVAPAQRMDDFAKGRVSSTLPGCSYIPGLNSVSLKEVLPAEVERALRAAVVDFGKKMKGYYTNEAVLVATESRTSSPVRIPRDKETLQHIQVKGLYPCAEGAGYAGGIVSAAIDGERCAEAATLNL; encoded by the coding sequence ATGATAAAGACCATTTCACTAAAACTAATGCCTCATGAGGCTGCAGACCAAAAGACCGTAAGGTCTGCCATTGCCGTAGAGGCAGGTGTGTCTCCCAAACGAATTACCGGTTACTTATTGCAAAAACGTTCTATTGATGCCAGGGGCAGGCAGCCGCATGTGATATTGCAGTTGCAGGTGTTTATTGATGAAGTAGTGCAAGAGCCTGAAGCCTTTGACCCGGAACTACAGAACGTAAGTAATGCACCACATGTAGTGATAGTAGGTGCAGGACCCGCAGGGTTGTTTGCCGCACTTAAGCTGATAACGCTCGGCTGCAAGCCAATCATATTAGAGAGAGGGAAAGACGTGCGCAGCCGCAGGCGCGACCTGGCAGCTATCAATAAAGAAGGTGTGGTGAACCCTGAGTCGAACTACTGTTTTGGAGAGGGGGGCGCCGGTACCTATAGTGATGGTAAGTTGTACACACGTTCTACCAAGCGTGGTAATGTGCAGCGTATATTGCAGTTGTTCGTGCACTTTGGTGCAGACCCGATCATTATGCAGGAGGCGCATCCGCATATTGGTACGAATAAGCTACCCGGTATCATCACAGCTATGCGTGAGCAGATCATTGCCTGCGGTGGTGAGGTGCGTTTTGATACAAAACTAATAGACATCTTTATAGAGGGAGGTGAAGTAAAAGGTGTGCGCTGTGCTGACGGAACAACTATCAGCTGCAAACGACTGATACTGGCCACGGGCCACTCGGCACGTGATATATATACCTTGTTACATGAAAAGAAGATACTGGTTGAAGCAAAACCATTCGCACTGGGTGTGCGTATAGAACATCCTCAACAACTGATAGATAGTATTCAATACCACTGTACGATAAGAGACGAATATCTTCCCCCTGCCAGCTACTCTGTTGTGGCGCAGGAGTATGGGCGTGGTGTATTCTCTTTCTGTATGTGCCCGGGAGGTATCATTGCCCCTGCAGCAACTAACCCCGGTGAAGTAGTAGTGAACGGTTGGTCGCCATCAAAGCGGAATAACGCCTATGCCAATTCAGGAACTGTGGTAGCGGTGGACGAAAAGGATTATGCTACTTACGGTTTTACAGGGCCATTAGCCGGGCTGCAATACCAGCAGATGGTAGAACAGAAAGCTTATGATATGGGTGGAGGAAAATTAGTAGCTCCCGCACAACGCATGGATGATTTTGCAAAAGGTAGAGTGTCTTCAACTTTACCCGGTTGCTCATATATACCGGGCCTGAACAGTGTATCTCTTAAAGAAGTACTACCTGCTGAAGTAGAACGTGCATTAAGGGCAGCCGTTGTTGACTTCGGGAAAAAGATGAAAGGTTACTATACCAACGAGGCAGTGCTTGTAGCTACAGAATCACGCACCAGTTCGCCGGTGCGTATACCTCGCGATAAGGAAACGCTACAACACATCCAGGTAAAAGGATTGTATCCCTGCGCCGAAGGCGCGGGTTATGCAGGTGGTATAGTCAGTGCTGCTATAGATGGTGAAAGGTGTGCAGAAGCAGCAACTCTTAACCTTTAG